ACTCTTTGGGACATGCATCACTACTTCTGCCTCTGTATAATATTGAACGGCAAGTGATAACGATCCATAACTTTTACTATTGGGACGTGCAGCCATACGGTCTGCTACTTCTTTCTGAATCATTACGGTAAAACTTTCTATAGGTAATCGATCTTTTAACAGCTTCATTAAAATAGGTGTTGTTATATAATAAGGCAAATTAGCAACAAGCTGAACGGTTTCTTCAGCTGGGAAATGAGCAGCAATCAGTTCTTTAACATCGGCTTTTAAAATATCTTGATGGACGATTTCAATATTGTTATATGGTCTAAGTGTATCAGCTAATACTGGTAATAGACGCTGATCAATTTCAAACGCTAGCACCTTCTTCGCATGTATAGCCAATTGCTCCGTTAATGCCCCGATTCCCGGCCCTATTTCAATAACCCCTACATCCTTAGTGATTCCTGCATGGCGAATAATATTTTCTAAAATATTACTGTCCACTAAAAAATTTTGCCCCAAACTTTTCTTGAAAGAGAAATTATATTTATTCAATATTTCCTTTGTACGAGACGGGGTAGCAATATATTTATGGACTGTCATCCTCATTCATCCTCCTGCATGATTTGCATCAGCGCTTGTTCTAATTCATCTTTACTAATTTTAAACATCGTTAATCGTTTTATTAGCTGTTTTCCATTGGTATGACCAATGTGTAATATTTCCCCAAGTCGCTTCCGTTTTTGTGCAGCTTCCATGCCGCCAATTAATCCATAATCGATTAGATCCGCCTTTGTTATATTACTTGTAAACGTTTCTTGCAGTTCATATACAGACGCTAATGCTCGCTGGATCGCTTGAATGGAGGCATGTTCAATTCCTAAGCTTTTATTTTTCGAGTGCTTTGCTTTTGCTTGATCACGTGTCAAAAACGCATGCTTACAACCAGGAACAGCTTGATCTATAATATGACGAATACGTTCTCCAGGATAATCTGGATCGGTAAAAATAATAATTCCCCGCTTTTGCTTTGCATGTTGAATTTGCTTTAGAATGGATGGATTGATCGCAGAACCATTTGTCTCAATTGTATCAGCGTCTACTGCTTGCAGAACCTTTGCTGTATCATCTTTTCCTTCTACGACAATCACTTCTTTTACTTTCACACTCGTCCCTCTTCCTACATATCTTCATCTTTGTTTCTTAGTATAACCATTATATCCTAGCACGCTTTGTTTTATGATTCTATTCGAATGTCGCTCATTACAGGTAAAATAACTTAGGATTCATCCTAAAGTCCAATAGCGAGGCCTTACGGAACCTCAGAGGCTGGATAAAACAAATCATGCTCTTATCACTATAACATGATAAGAGCATGATGATTAATTTAAAATTTTTACAGTTACGGTTTTAACTCCCCAACTATATGCAGCCTGTTTAGAAGGCACATGTACATCAATCCGGTTTCCAACAATGTGTCCTCCTGTATCCGAAGCAATAGCCTCGCCATAACCCTCAACCCGAACTTTTGAGCCTAATGGAATAACACTTGGATCAACAGCGATAACCTTCATATTTGGGTTTGCTTTTAGATTAATCCCTGTCGCTGTTAGACCTGAACAACCATTACAGGTAGAGGTATATGCGCTTGCTGTCATAGTAAACGTTTTTCCCGTATCAGTATTAGTTTCACTCGAGGAAGCATCGTTATTATCAGAAGTTGGCTTCTTATTCGATAACGTTACTAGGTTTTGTTCCTGCTTTGGCTCCTTTGCACCAATTGCAACAACTCGATTTTTACTTTCTTCAATAATTTCCTCATTGATAAGTTCTCTACTTACTTCTTTGCCATTTTCTTTAATAATTTCATAAACCTTTTTAACCTTACCGTCTTTTCCTTCCGACAAGACTCTTGTTTCACCTTGTGCTAAACTGCTGTCCTCTTTTTTTTCGGTTGAAAATGCCAGTTTTTCCATGACACTATCTTTTTCTTTTTCCACACGGACAACTGTAACGGTCATATTTTCCATAACCTTTTCATCTAATGCAGGCTTTACTTTGTCAGCGCTGTCTTTTGCATATTCTACCTTTGCTTTTTCCAGCAAGTCTGCCACCGTACCGCCTGTGGTCCAAATACGTTTTTCTTTCCCACCATCATTAATTGTAATCTGGAATGCCTGATTTACTGTTATATGCAATCCATCTTCAATGGCGTCGCCTTTGGTATAAGATACATCGTCTTGTTCTTGAAAAGAAAGTTTATTCTCTTTTAAAAATTCATCTATCGTAGCTGCCGTTGTATAATATTCTTTTTGTTCTCCGTCAATAGTCACGAACACTTGCTTTGCTTTGATGTAATTGATTTCCATTCCGTTTTTAATGGAATCATCTATGTTGTGGGATAAGTGATCATGCTCTCCGACGTTAATATCTAAATCAGCTAGTAATTCCCCTATGGTGTTTTTATGCGTTTTTACTGTTTTCTCTTTTCCGTCTTCTATGAATACGACTTCTGCTTTGGTCGCCTCAAATAAAGTGAATCCAGAAAGTAAAACAAGCGCTAAAACACCGACACACGAAATTACTAACTTTAATGTCGACGCCGGCATTAGCTTTGAAAACATTCGCATGCTTCAGCCTCCCTCTTAATGCATTTTGATTATAGTAACAGTTATATGCAAAGTCAAAGTAATTCCAATTACGTTTGTATTACATTTCGGTTACACGCGAAAAATAATCGCTTTTTATTTTTTCTGAAATCCCTTGTAACAATTGATACATATGGGATTAACCAGCTATTAAAAAGCTAAGAAAAAAAGAAGGAAAGCAATGAAGCAATCCTTCTTTTTTCCGTGTTTTTCCTATTTTTTCACAAATTGTTTTACTTTTATTACAACCCTCATATATTCAAACGAAAGAGAGAAATGGCATTTCTTGTCGTGGCTTCACTAATTTCTTCCAAAGTCATGCCCCTAAGTTCTGCTATTTTCTTTGCTACTAATTTTACATATGCTGGTTCATTTCTTTTTCCCCGATATGGATGTGGAGCTAAAAACGGTGCATCAGTTTCAATTAATAATCTGTCCAGAGGTACTTGAACAGCAACCTCTTTTGGTAGTGTAGCATTTTTAAATGTAACGGGTCCACCTAGAGAAATATAAAAGTTCATATCTAAACAGGTCTGTACATAATCAGCAGAATCATTATAGCAATGCATAATCCCCCCTACGGATGCTGCATCCTCTTCTTTAAGAACCTCAATAATATCTTCTGTTGCCTCCCGATTGTGAATAATGATCGGCATGTTCAGCTTTTTAGCTAAACGTATCTGTTTACGAAAAACTTCTATTTGTACATCTTTCGGTGACTTATCCCAATGATAATCTAGTCCCATTTCTCCAATAGCCACCACTTTAGGATGGGCGGAGAGCTCCTCTATCCACTCTAATTCACGATCTGTCATATCGATCGCATCAACCGGATGCCAACCGACTGCAGCATAAATGGTCTTATGTTGTTCAGCGATTTCTATCGCCAAAGGAATCGTCTCGCGATCAAAACCGACGACAACCATATATTTTACTCCTGCTGCAAGCGCTCGTTTAATCGTTTCATCACGGTCTTCAAAAAAATCTCTAGCATTTAAATGCACATGGGAATCAAATAACAATTTCTTCACTCCTTTAAGAGGTTGTTCAAAAAGCCCAATAAAATGACTCGACGAATTATTTCACACATTAAAATGTATAAAATTTTAAAATCCAATGTAGTGAAAATGTAACCTCTTGTTTATGGACCGTATTTTCCTCGCTTCTAACAGTATTTATAACCTGAACATCGTGAGAAAAACAGCTCTGACCCTGATTCGTTTGGATGGACTGTACAAGGAAAGCTTCTTGATTAAACATCGCGGCTTTTTTCAAGGACAAGAATAGCAAAAAGCTTCATCAACGATACATCATACGAAGAAAAAGCGGTTTTCTTTTTTCCCAGAAAAGACGTTACATTTTTAACCTTTGTTCCACTTCAAGGAGAAAAATACTCCTTGTATAAAAGTTTCATTGTCTCGTTAGAAGTTTCCAGTTTTTACCCAATAACCAAACGCCTGCTCTTTTATATCTAGTTTATACCCTCGAAACATAGTGAACCACGCTGGACAGGACGCAGCCGTATCAGCATTGTAAAACGTCGACAGTAATACTATAACTTTTCTCCGAACGCCTGAGATCATAGCCGACCTTGGTCCTTTTTAACCTCTTTTTTTGAACTGAACCACAAATTAGACGAAGCAGGATGGCATTTAGGAAAAGACCAAGCTTTATCCCGTATGTAAGGTGCCGTAAGACTCCGACTTCGAGCCTGAGTTGATACAAAGGGTCAAAGTGGGAGAAAACGGCATCTAAATGCCCGATTGGTTCATCTAACATTTCTTGGGAAAAGCATTCCAAGAAATGAAGTTTCACTTTATTAGCATTGGTCTTTTTTCACCTATATTATTTTACAACCGATCCATTTGGAAGAGATGATTCTACAGTAGCTAATACAAGCTTGCCTGCTTTATCTTCACCAGAAAGAATCATGCCTTCTGATTTTTCTCCACGTAATTTAACCGGCTTTAAGTTTGTTACACAAATAACTTTCTTTCCTACTAATTCAGCAGGCTGATAGTGTTTAGCAATACCTGAGACAACTTGACGTTTTTCATTACCTAAATCCAGTTGGAGTTTTAATAGCTTGTCTGCATTTTTTATAGGCTCTGCTTTTAATACTTCAGCAACACGCATATCTAATTTCATAAAATCATCAAACACTATTTCTTCTTTTGCCTCTGCTGATTTTTTTACCTGTTTTTTCGGTTCTTGAGTATTTTGCATCATCGCTTTAATTGCCTGTACTTCTTTTTCTACATCTAGCCGTGGAAAGATCGGCTTGCCTTTTTGTACCTTGACTCCTGCTTTAATTTGCCCTTCTTTATATAGGCTGTCCCATTGTTTCAGTTCTTCGTCCGTAATATTTAACTGACGGAAAATTTCCGCAGGCGCATCTGTAAGAAATGGCTGCAGCATAACAGCAATCTTACGTAAAAATTCAGCAAGATGAGCCATGACATTCCCTAGACGGTTCTGATTGGTCTCGTCTTTTGCTAATACCCAAGGCTCTGTTTCATCAATGTACTTATTTGTCCGGCTAATTAATTGCCAAATAGAAGCCAGCGCCACAGAGAATTGCATTGCTTCCATTGCTTGCTCTACTTTTTTCACTGTTTCTTTACCAAATGCTTCTAGAGCTGTATCAATATCTGTCTCAGAAGCTTGGTAAGCTGGCATTTCACCAGCAAAATATTTGTTAATCATCGCAACAGTACGATTAAGCAAATTGCCTAAATCATTCGCTAAATCATAATTAGTTCGTTCAACAAATCCCTCCGGTGTAAAAACTCCATCAGAGCCAAATGGCACTTCGCGCAGTAAATAATAACGAAGTGCATCTAAGCCATAACGATCGATCAACTTAACCGGATCGATGACATTGCCTTTTGATTTAGACATTTTTCCATCTTTCATTAAAATCCAGCCATGGGCAAATACCTTCTTCGGTAGAGGCAGATCTAAAGCCATTAGCATAATCGGCCAATAAATGGTATGAAATCTAACAATTTCCTTACTCATTAAATGAACATCAGCTGGCCAATATTTCTGAAATTTAGAATTATTGTCAGTACCATACCCTAAAGCAGTTATGTAGTTGGTCAATGCATCAATCCATACGTAAATAACATGCTTTGGATCTCCGGGTACTTTAATCCCCCAATCAAAGGTTGTTCTAGAAACTGCTAAGTCCTCTAATCCAGGTTTAATAAAATTATTTAACATTTCATTTTTGCGGCTTTCGGGCTGAATGAAATTTGGATTTTCGTCGTAGTATTGAATAAGCCGATCGACATATTTACTCATCTTAAAGAAATAAGATTCTTCTTTTACCTTCTCTACTGGACCTCCACAATCTGGACAATGTCCATCTTCTAATTGTCGCTCCGTAAAAAATGATTCACAAGACGTGCAATACCAGCCCTCATACTCGTCTAAGTAAATGTCACCTTGTTTAACAAGTTGATCAAAGATTTTGGCAACGATTTTTTTATGACGTTCTTCCGTTGTACGTATAAAATCATCATTTGTTATTTTTAATTTTTTCCATAATTTTTGAATACCGGCTACAATATTATCTACATATTCTTGTGGGGTAACCCCGCTTTCTGTAGCCTTCTTTTGAATCTTTTGTCCATGTTCGTCCGTCCCTGTCAAATACATGACATCAAACCCGCGCATCCGCTTATATCGTGCAACAGCATCTCCTGCTACTGTTGAATATGCATGACCAATATGCAATTTTCCACTAGGGTAATAAATCGGTGTCGTTATATAAAATGTTTTCTTATCGTGTACCATAACCCCTACCTCCTTGTACATCAACCTACATCCTTTTCTAAACTATTACTATTGTAGCTTTTCTCATGCTATTTGCCAAATAGTGTGTAGAAAAAATTTTCCGTAGAAATGAACAAAAGCTAAAAGCGCTCGATGCACCAACTAGACCTTCTAAACGAGATTAAAGTGAATCTTCATTTCTCGGAACGATTTTTTCCAATAAATGTTAAATGAACCAATCGGGCATCCTTCTCACCTAACGTATAAAGATAAATTGACCAGCACCATTAAAATTAAATCAAATTGGTATAGCCAAATTACAAAATACCGGGGGGTTAAAAAACATAGAGAATTGTATTTGCTAAAGTTTATAGAAACAAATAATTGACTTTCCCTTTGCTTAGACATTAGCATTTTTACAATACACAAATACAATACTAAAAATGGTAACCCTTGGAATAAAATCGTCGGGATTTTCGGCAAATATGCTCCATTAATTACCTTTTAGATTTCACCCGAAAGCGTTAGGAATGAATATGGTAAAAATTTGTCGAATAAACTTCCAATTTTTATACTATAATCATCGCGTTCTCTCCTTCACTAGTATTGACAAAGAACACCTGAAACAGACCTTAAATAAAGGGATATCGACCATGGTCAAATTATTTAATTTTCTGGTAAATAATTATTGACAGAAAAAAGAAACACTGGTATTCTATTGCATAGAAACCTGTCGAAATATGACGATTTTTCTAGTTACTAAATTTATTGGAGAACGCTGACACTTACAATAATAAGTATAGTCACGTTGTTCCTACCGTAGGGGGGAAAAGTAATTTGAAGTCCACCGGAATTGTCCGTAAAGTTGATGAACTTGGCCGTGTAGTAATCCCAATGGAACTTCGACGTACACTGGAGATCCAAGAAAAGGATGCTATGGAGATTTACGTTGAAAATGACAAAATTATTCTCAAAAAGTATAAGCCTAACATGACTTGTCACCTTACAGGAGAAGTATCTGATGATAACTTGTCCTTGGCAAACGGTAAACTAGTTCTCAGCCCAGAAGGTGCAAAACAATTAGTTAAAGAAATAGAATCGAGATTAAACAATTAATTGTACAAAGAAGTGTGCGCCCATTTCAGTCGCTTTGTACCTGTGCCTGTACCCGTATTTCTATACGCTAAAAAATAAAAAGTTTACAATTACAAAACTTTTTATTTTTCTAGATTGATCATGGCATCAAGGTTGATTTTCCCTTACATGGGCGCAAAAAAATACTATACTACCTTTACGTTATCAAAAAGGTCGGATGCATGCATATTGCACGTCAGACCTTTTTTTGCTGTCCATTTATCCCACATCTTACTGCCAATAAATGCCCCATTGATTCAAGAGCCTTTAGGTCATACCCTTGCAGTCTAACCATGAGTGGAGATGAAAGAAAATCCCCACTCATGGAAGTTTCACTTTATTCATTCATATGGTATTTCTGATATACTTCGCGTTTTGGCAGTTGCCTTTCTTTTGCTACAAGCTTAATAGCTTCCTTGCTAGACATACCGTTCGTTCTGCGATAATAGTCAATATGTTCTTCAATGCTCAAACGACTCCACCATAAACTATTTTGCTGAGAAGCTTGTAATGCGCCCTCCACTACGATACAGCATTCCCCTTTAATCTCATGATTGCTTACATATGTGAGCACTTCTTCCAATGTACCACGAAGATATTCTTCAAATCGCTTTGTTAATTCTCTTGCAAGCGTCGCTTTGCGATTCCCTAACACTTCTTGCAAGGCTTTTAAGGTGTCTTTTAAACGGTATGGCGATTCATAAAATAATAATGTCGCCTGTATCGAAGCTAATCGATCTAATTCAGCTTCTTTTTCCTTTTTCTTACGTGGTAAAAAACCATAAAAATAAAACTCTTTAGCTGAAAGACCGGAACCTACTAATGCACATAAAGCAGCATTTGCCCCTGGTAAAACTACGACAGAAATATCCTTGGCAACAGCTGCCCGAACCAATTCCTGACCTGGATCGGAAATAACCGGCATTCCGGCATCACTTACCAGTGCAATCGATTCTCCATTTTTCACTCTCATTATTAATTGATCTTCTCGGGCTAATTTATTATGTTCATGATAACTAATTAGCGGTGTAGCTATATCAAAATGCCGCAATAAATTTTTCGTGTTTCTCGTATCCTCAGCAGCAATCACAGACACCGATGTCAAAATAGATAATGCTCGGTAGGTAATATCCTCTAAATTACCAATCGGCGTAGGAACAACGTAAACCGCAGCTTCTTTTTGCTCAAAACTTTTCTGTAATTTCATAACTCACCACTTCTTTCAGTCTATCCCGAATAAGTTGTAATTTCCCTTTCCTTGTAAGCTGTTTAATTTCATATTCTTTTTTCATTGCCTGCACTTTAG
The window above is part of the Virgibacillus proomii genome. Proteins encoded here:
- the rsmI gene encoding 16S rRNA (cytidine(1402)-2'-O)-methyltransferase, which translates into the protein MKLQKSFEQKEAAVYVVPTPIGNLEDITYRALSILTSVSVIAAEDTRNTKNLLRHFDIATPLISYHEHNKLAREDQLIMRVKNGESIALVSDAGMPVISDPGQELVRAAVAKDISVVVLPGANAALCALVGSGLSAKEFYFYGFLPRKKKEKEAELDRLASIQATLLFYESPYRLKDTLKALQEVLGNRKATLARELTKRFEEYLRGTLEEVLTYVSNHEIKGECCIVVEGALQASQQNSLWWSRLSIEEHIDYYRRTNGMSSKEAIKLVAKERQLPKREVYQKYHMNE
- a CDS encoding TatD family hydrolase, which encodes MLFDSHVHLNARDFFEDRDETIKRALAAGVKYMVVVGFDRETIPLAIEIAEQHKTIYAAVGWHPVDAIDMTDRELEWIEELSAHPKVVAIGEMGLDYHWDKSPKDVQIEVFRKQIRLAKKLNMPIIIHNREATEDIIEVLKEEDAASVGGIMHCYNDSADYVQTCLDMNFYISLGGPVTFKNATLPKEVAVQVPLDRLLIETDAPFLAPHPYRGKRNEPAYVKLVAKKIAELRGMTLEEISEATTRNAISLFRLNI
- a CDS encoding G5 and 3D domain-containing protein, producing the protein MRMFSKLMPASTLKLVISCVGVLALVLLSGFTLFEATKAEVVFIEDGKEKTVKTHKNTIGELLADLDINVGEHDHLSHNIDDSIKNGMEINYIKAKQVFVTIDGEQKEYYTTAATIDEFLKENKLSFQEQDDVSYTKGDAIEDGLHITVNQAFQITINDGGKEKRIWTTGGTVADLLEKAKVEYAKDSADKVKPALDEKVMENMTVTVVRVEKEKDSVMEKLAFSTEKKEDSSLAQGETRVLSEGKDGKVKKVYEIIKENGKEVSRELINEEIIEESKNRVVAIGAKEPKQEQNLVTLSNKKPTSDNNDASSSETNTDTGKTFTMTASAYTSTCNGCSGLTATGINLKANPNMKVIAVDPSVIPLGSKVRVEGYGEAIASDTGGHIVGNRIDVHVPSKQAAYSWGVKTVTVKILN
- the rsmA gene encoding 16S rRNA (adenine(1518)-N(6)/adenine(1519)-N(6))-dimethyltransferase RsmA, with product MTVHKYIATPSRTKEILNKYNFSFKKSLGQNFLVDSNILENIIRHAGITKDVGVIEIGPGIGALTEQLAIHAKKVLAFEIDQRLLPVLADTLRPYNNIEIVHQDILKADVKELIAAHFPAEETVQLVANLPYYITTPILMKLLKDRLPIESFTVMIQKEVADRMAARPNSKSYGSLSLAVQYYTEAEVVMHVPKSVFMPQPNVDSSILKLVTRKVPPVEVDNEAYFFSFIQACFAQRRKTLRNNLANFFRANLIKDEITSILNQVGIDGTRRGESLSIEEFAAAANAFYRTISE
- the metG gene encoding methionine--tRNA ligase, with the translated sequence MYKEVGVMVHDKKTFYITTPIYYPSGKLHIGHAYSTVAGDAVARYKRMRGFDVMYLTGTDEHGQKIQKKATESGVTPQEYVDNIVAGIQKLWKKLKITNDDFIRTTEERHKKIVAKIFDQLVKQGDIYLDEYEGWYCTSCESFFTERQLEDGHCPDCGGPVEKVKEESYFFKMSKYVDRLIQYYDENPNFIQPESRKNEMLNNFIKPGLEDLAVSRTTFDWGIKVPGDPKHVIYVWIDALTNYITALGYGTDNNSKFQKYWPADVHLMSKEIVRFHTIYWPIMLMALDLPLPKKVFAHGWILMKDGKMSKSKGNVIDPVKLIDRYGLDALRYYLLREVPFGSDGVFTPEGFVERTNYDLANDLGNLLNRTVAMINKYFAGEMPAYQASETDIDTALEAFGKETVKKVEQAMEAMQFSVALASIWQLISRTNKYIDETEPWVLAKDETNQNRLGNVMAHLAEFLRKIAVMLQPFLTDAPAEIFRQLNITDEELKQWDSLYKEGQIKAGVKVQKGKPIFPRLDVEKEVQAIKAMMQNTQEPKKQVKKSAEAKEEIVFDDFMKLDMRVAEVLKAEPIKNADKLLKLQLDLGNEKRQVVSGIAKHYQPAELVGKKVICVTNLKPVKLRGEKSEGMILSGEDKAGKLVLATVESSLPNGSVVK
- a CDS encoding AbrB/MazE/SpoVT family DNA-binding domain-containing protein — translated: MKSTGIVRKVDELGRVVIPMELRRTLEIQEKDAMEIYVENDKIILKKYKPNMTCHLTGEVSDDNLSLANGKLVLSPEGAKQLVKEIESRLNN
- the rnmV gene encoding ribonuclease M5, coding for MKVKEVIVVEGKDDTAKVLQAVDADTIETNGSAINPSILKQIQHAKQKRGIIIFTDPDYPGERIRHIIDQAVPGCKHAFLTRDQAKAKHSKNKSLGIEHASIQAIQRALASVYELQETFTSNITKADLIDYGLIGGMEAAQKRKRLGEILHIGHTNGKQLIKRLTMFKISKDELEQALMQIMQEDE